In the Candidatus Mycosynbacter amalyticus genome, one interval contains:
- a CDS encoding NADAR family protein, which produces MMAVEKFRGKYFPFSNMYPLTEWIRADCGVLVPTSEHAYMSARFRDPVVQLHVANARATDESSVVGNGRAAKERAYWYIDRGASLLVSDETAKIALMKRVVARKLQANPEIQSLLKETGDEDIYEGNDWGDNFWGVSPVGSRHGKNNLGKILMELRTCADG; this is translated from the coding sequence ATGATGGCCGTAGAAAAATTTCGAGGAAAGTATTTTCCGTTTAGCAATATGTACCCACTAACAGAATGGATACGAGCTGACTGTGGTGTATTAGTACCTACGTCCGAGCATGCTTATATGTCTGCTCGATTTCGAGACCCTGTCGTTCAACTGCACGTAGCGAACGCGAGGGCAACCGACGAAAGCTCAGTTGTCGGTAATGGTCGTGCGGCAAAAGAGAGGGCGTATTGGTATATAGATCGAGGAGCATCGCTCCTCGTGAGTGACGAGACGGCGAAGATTGCATTGATGAAGCGAGTGGTAGCTCGCAAGTTGCAGGCTAATCCAGAAATACAGTCTCTTTTAAAAGAGACTGGAGATGAAGATATTTACGAGGGGAATGATTGGGGTGACAATTTTTGGGGTGTGTCTCCAGTGGGATCGCGACATGGCAAGAATAACCTTGGCAAAATCCTCATGGAGCTAAGAACCTGCGCGGATGGTTAG
- a CDS encoding divergent PAP2 family protein has product MSPYLLAILLAWLAAQGAKYVTSIVRTGKLTDWRQLYISGGMPSAHSATMIAITTVIGLRDGFNSGLFGLAVMVSVIVMYDAMMVRRSSGAQGEALKALITELKSVIAAPKVVRGHQPTEVLIGALVGVAVGYIVFLATI; this is encoded by the coding sequence ATGTCCCCGTATCTGCTCGCAATACTCCTGGCATGGCTGGCGGCACAAGGCGCCAAATATGTCACGAGTATTGTGCGAACAGGTAAGCTGACAGATTGGCGCCAGCTATATATCTCGGGTGGAATGCCGAGTGCGCATAGCGCAACGATGATCGCTATTACGACCGTCATCGGTCTTCGGGACGGATTTAACAGTGGATTATTCGGATTAGCGGTTATGGTGTCGGTGATTGTGATGTACGATGCCATGATGGTGCGCCGTTCAAGTGGTGCTCAAGGCGAAGCGCTGAAGGCACTGATAACAGAGTTGAAGAGCGTCATCGCTGCGCCAAAAGTCGTGCGTGGTCACCAACCGACTGAAGTACTGATAGGGGCACTAGTGGGCGTGGCTGTCGGGTACATTGTCTTTTTGGCTACGATTTAA